The following proteins are encoded in a genomic region of Vicinamibacterales bacterium:
- a CDS encoding S1 RNA-binding domain-containing protein, producing the protein MNDSTEDFAALFEASIKARRFREGQTLEGTIVAIGPEVAFVDVGGKGEAQIDVDELKDENGALEAAVGDRIQAVVVSAEGGLQLSRRLARGAATVRQLEDAFRARLPVEGKVEQEVKGGYEVRIARQRAFCPFSQIDTVRTEPAAHIGRIYAFRITEFKEGGRNLIVSRRAVLEEEQKARAAEIRQSIVPGAILTGRVASVREFGAFVELGGGVQGLLHVSEMGWSRVTDPSQVVKVGDEITVKVLRVDPGESEKQKIALGLKQLSDDPWSKASDTYAAGQVHAATVERHEKFGVFVSLAPGLTGLIPLAETGVPKTADVARALPAGSTVQVMIQEIDAANHRLRLSIKAVDAAREADQVREYSQRAEAAAPESFGSSLADKLKGALGRRPNE; encoded by the coding sequence GTGAACGACTCGACGGAGGATTTCGCCGCATTGTTCGAGGCCTCGATCAAGGCGAGGCGCTTCAGGGAAGGACAGACGCTGGAAGGGACCATCGTCGCCATCGGTCCCGAAGTGGCGTTCGTCGACGTCGGCGGCAAGGGAGAAGCGCAGATCGACGTCGACGAGCTGAAGGACGAGAACGGCGCGCTCGAGGCCGCCGTCGGCGATCGCATTCAGGCGGTCGTCGTATCCGCGGAGGGCGGGCTGCAGCTCTCACGCAGGCTGGCTCGCGGCGCGGCGACCGTGCGGCAGCTCGAGGACGCCTTCCGCGCCCGCCTGCCGGTCGAAGGCAAGGTCGAGCAGGAAGTGAAAGGCGGCTACGAGGTGCGGATCGCGCGGCAGCGCGCGTTCTGCCCGTTTTCCCAGATCGATACGGTGCGCACCGAGCCCGCCGCGCACATCGGCAGGATCTACGCCTTCCGCATCACCGAGTTCAAGGAGGGCGGCAGGAACCTGATCGTCTCCCGGCGCGCCGTGCTCGAGGAGGAGCAGAAGGCGCGTGCCGCCGAGATCCGCCAGTCGATCGTGCCCGGTGCGATCCTGACGGGCCGCGTCGCCTCCGTGCGCGAGTTCGGCGCGTTCGTCGAGCTCGGCGGCGGCGTCCAGGGGCTTCTGCACGTGTCGGAGATGGGATGGTCGCGCGTGACGGATCCTTCGCAGGTCGTGAAGGTGGGGGACGAGATCACCGTCAAGGTGCTGCGCGTCGATCCGGGCGAGAGCGAGAAGCAGAAGATCGCGCTCGGCCTCAAACAGTTGAGCGACGATCCGTGGTCGAAGGCGTCCGACACGTATGCCGCCGGACAGGTGCACGCCGCCACCGTCGAGCGCCACGAGAAGTTCGGGGTCTTCGTCTCGCTCGCTCCCGGCCTCACCGGTTTGATCCCGCTCGCGGAGACCGGTGTGCCAAAGACCGCCGACGTCGCGCGGGCGCTGCCGGCCGGCAGCACCGTCCAGGTGATGATCCAGGAAATCGATGCCGCGAACCATCGCCTGCGTCTCAGCATCAAGGCGGTCGACGCGGCCCGTGAGGCCGACCAAGTGCGCGAGTACTCCCAGCGGGCGGAGGCCGCGGCGCCGGAGTCGTTCGGATCATCGCTTGCCGACAAGCTGAAAGGTGCGCTCGGCCGCAGGCCGAACGAGTGA